One genomic region from Candidatus Endomicrobiellum trichonymphae encodes:
- a CDS encoding NfeD family protein has product MIWITWLIIAAVLIIFEILTSSVFFFTCLATGSVFAAASAYFNFSSWIEFIIFIVVSILSLYLIRPIFKRVMSKSETVNSNIDVLIGATAVVTEKITPLKTGLVKVSGEIWRAESDLELETGEIVKIKNIDGTTLTVRK; this is encoded by the coding sequence ATGATTTGGATTACGTGGCTTATAATTGCGGCTGTTCTTATAATTTTTGAAATATTAACTTCATCGGTTTTTTTCTTTACCTGTCTTGCCACAGGTTCTGTCTTTGCGGCAGCGTCGGCTTATTTTAATTTTTCAAGCTGGATTGAATTTATTATTTTTATAGTTGTTTCCATCTTATCCCTGTACCTTATAAGACCGATATTTAAAAGAGTGATGAGCAAATCTGAAACTGTAAATTCAAATATTGATGTACTTATAGGAGCAACAGCGGTAGTCACTGAAAAAATAACGCCTTTAAAAACCGGACTTGTAAAAGTTTCAGGCGAAATATGGAGGGCCGAATCCGATCTGGAACTTGAAACAGGTGAAATAGTAAAAATAAAAAATATTGATGGAACGACTCTTACGGTTAGAAAATGA
- the lepB gene encoding signal peptidase I — MELRLFLIGCVLFFTAMFMLAVKKYFKTSLSQRLFKKVYSWLDTGWTALIIASFIMFFFIQAFKIPSGSMRETLLEGDHLFANKFIYGFRIPFTSNGKKYAALKKVRRGDIVIFQCPPEALTISERESGIKKDYIKRCVAVAGDKVEIKDKKLYINNIFINDTYATFGDYAIFQKFNLFNTRKEYQKAWEKGKFTLISTFFIRDNFGPVVVPEGHYMMMGDNRDFSFDSRFWGPLSDKYIKGKALFLYWPVKRWRII, encoded by the coding sequence ATGGAACTGAGACTTTTTCTTATAGGCTGCGTTCTTTTTTTTACAGCTATGTTTATGCTTGCCGTAAAAAAATATTTTAAAACATCGCTATCGCAAAGACTTTTTAAAAAAGTCTATTCATGGCTTGATACGGGATGGACCGCTCTTATAATAGCGTCTTTTATTATGTTTTTCTTTATACAGGCTTTCAAAATTCCGTCAGGCAGTATGAGAGAAACTCTTTTAGAAGGCGACCACCTTTTTGCAAATAAATTTATTTACGGGTTCCGCATTCCGTTTACTTCTAACGGAAAGAAGTATGCAGCTTTAAAAAAAGTAAGACGCGGCGATATTGTTATTTTCCAGTGTCCTCCTGAAGCTTTGACAATTTCCGAAAGAGAGTCAGGAATAAAAAAAGATTATATAAAAAGATGCGTGGCCGTGGCAGGCGATAAAGTTGAAATAAAAGATAAAAAATTGTATATAAATAATATATTTATAAATGATACATATGCAACTTTTGGCGACTATGCGATTTTTCAGAAATTCAATTTATTTAATACTCGGAAAGAATATCAAAAAGCTTGGGAAAAAGGTAAATTTACTTTAATTTCTACGTTTTTTATAAGAGATAATTTTGGACCTGTAGTCGTTCCAGAGGGACATTATATGATGATGGGTGACAATAGAGATTTTTCTTTTGATTCACGTTTTTGGGGGCCCCTGTCTGATAAATATATAAAGGGCAAGGCACTGTTCTTATATTGGCCAGTTAAGCGTTGGAGGATAATATGA
- the lepA gene encoding translation elongation factor 4: MSNIRNFCIIAHIDHGKSTLADRLLEYTGTISRREMKDQILDDMELERERGITIKAKVVRMDYTDKNGVKYILNLIDTPGHVDFTYEVSRSLAACEGAILVIDATQGVEAQTLANTMLARNAKLKIIPVINKIDLPTADANSAYEQMKEGLEVDADPILASAKEGLGIREIVDSVIANVPPAKVVKEDPLSALVFDSFYDSYRGVIVIIRVFAGKIRKGMKVKFMVSDAEYEVLEVGYIKMKMIESDELSSGEVGYVVARIKDIHNIKIGDTITESENPTRHPHKGYKEINPFVFAGLYPNMTSEYDGLKTALGKLKLSDSSLVYFPETSVALGFGFRCGFLGSLHLEIVKERLEREFGLNILVTAPNVIYKAKSKDKFVKIDNPAKFLNSSDIEEIWEPYVEATIVCPVDYLGSILDLCRKRRGKQMLMKYMNTKIVILKYHIPLAEIIIGFYDALKSASKGYASFDYVHINPQLGDLVKLEIMINAEVVDAFTVITHKDKAQSIAHYLTEKLRDIIPRHMFEVPIQAKVNNKIIARETISVVRKDVLAKCYGGDITRKRKLLEKQKEGKRKMRRFGKVDIPPEAFIAVLKIDG, from the coding sequence ATGTCTAATATAAGAAACTTTTGCATTATAGCACATATAGATCATGGGAAAAGTACGCTTGCTGACAGGCTTCTTGAATATACTGGGACAATTTCCCGCAGGGAAATGAAAGATCAGATTCTTGACGATATGGAACTTGAAAGAGAAAGAGGAATAACCATAAAAGCCAAAGTTGTAAGAATGGATTATACAGACAAGAACGGCGTAAAGTATATACTTAATCTGATTGACACTCCCGGTCATGTGGATTTTACTTATGAGGTCTCAAGATCTCTTGCCGCATGCGAGGGTGCAATTTTGGTAATTGACGCAACACAGGGCGTAGAAGCCCAGACACTCGCAAATACTATGCTTGCAAGAAACGCAAAACTTAAAATCATACCGGTTATAAATAAAATAGATTTGCCTACTGCCGATGCAAATAGTGCATACGAGCAGATGAAAGAGGGACTTGAAGTTGACGCAGACCCCATACTTGCAAGTGCAAAAGAGGGCTTAGGCATAAGAGAGATAGTTGACTCCGTAATCGCAAATGTTCCTCCGGCAAAAGTTGTAAAAGAGGATCCGCTGTCGGCTTTAGTTTTTGATTCATTCTACGATTCTTATCGCGGCGTTATAGTCATTATAAGAGTTTTTGCAGGAAAAATAAGGAAAGGCATGAAAGTGAAATTTATGGTGTCTGATGCAGAATATGAAGTGCTTGAAGTCGGATATATAAAAATGAAAATGATTGAATCCGACGAACTTTCATCAGGCGAAGTCGGATATGTGGTTGCTAGAATAAAAGATATACACAACATAAAAATCGGCGATACGATTACCGAAAGCGAAAATCCAACAAGACATCCACATAAAGGATATAAAGAAATAAATCCTTTTGTTTTTGCGGGACTTTATCCTAACATGACCTCTGAGTATGACGGTTTAAAAACGGCTTTGGGAAAATTAAAACTTTCGGATTCTTCACTTGTTTATTTTCCTGAAACTTCGGTTGCTTTGGGTTTTGGATTCAGGTGCGGATTCTTGGGATCTCTGCATTTAGAGATAGTTAAAGAAAGACTCGAAAGAGAGTTTGGTTTAAACATATTGGTTACGGCTCCGAATGTTATATACAAAGCAAAGTCTAAAGATAAATTTGTCAAAATAGACAATCCTGCAAAATTTCTTAATAGTTCAGATATTGAAGAAATTTGGGAGCCTTACGTTGAAGCAACGATAGTCTGTCCCGTAGATTATCTGGGTTCTATACTTGATTTATGCCGGAAAAGAAGAGGAAAGCAGATGCTGATGAAATATATGAACACTAAAATTGTGATATTGAAGTATCATATACCACTTGCGGAAATTATTATCGGTTTTTATGATGCTTTAAAATCGGCTTCAAAAGGGTACGCTTCTTTTGATTATGTGCATATTAATCCGCAACTTGGGGATTTAGTCAAACTTGAAATTATGATAAATGCAGAAGTTGTCGACGCTTTTACCGTTATAACTCATAAAGATAAAGCACAGTCCATTGCGCATTATCTCACTGAAAAATTAAGAGATATTATCCCTAGGCATATGTTTGAAGTTCCCATACAGGCAAAAGTAAATAATAAAATAATTGCCAGAGAAACCATATCGGTAGTACGCAAAGACGTTCTTGCAAAATGTTACGGCGGCGACATAACAAGGAAACGCAAACTTCTTGAGAAACAAAAAGAAGGTAAACGCAAAATGAGACGGTTCGGTAAAGTGGATATACCGCCAGAAGCTTTTATTGCAGTATTGAAAATAGACGGGTAG
- the ptsP gene encoding phosphoenolpyruvate--protein phosphotransferase, with the protein MPDKDIIIKGVAASPGIAIGKAFLFENDDFCLVHKEIPQNERKDEKKRLNDAIEKTKAELKITHDKINGILGKNYAQITNVYLLILDDPSIRKDVDKFIDEGVNAEYSVFMVIDKIVRSFETIKDDYFKERILDIQDIGKKVLRNLLGKQRTTLASSNEDSIVVSHNLAPADTVAIKEKLVKGFATDIGGKTSHTAIVAQGLAIPAVAGLKVISSQAKTGDTIIVDGNKGEIILNPSAEILTKYKKECDMQFAKRKELEKLKDLPAETIDSHKVLIFANIDNPDEVQSVLDSGAMGIGLYRTEFMYFNRKTMPSEKDHFEEYFKVAEAISPYPTIIRTIDLGGDKLTRMGLLSMKHEENPFLGLRAIRLCLKYPDIFVDQLRAVLKASAYGKIKLMYPMISTLEELHEANRILEKVKQDLKKEHIKFDEKIEVGSMIEVPSAAMIIEAIAKEVDFVSIGTNDLIQYTLAVDRVNENVASLYDPLHPTILRFIKRIIDESHKAGIAVGMCGEMAGDPYYTPVLLGLGLDEFSVASAQIPKIKRVIRNISFGNVQRIAEEILNCGDRDSISKIISTIQMQ; encoded by the coding sequence ATGCCTGATAAAGATATTATCATCAAAGGTGTTGCAGCATCACCGGGAATTGCCATTGGAAAGGCTTTTCTTTTTGAAAATGATGATTTTTGCCTTGTTCACAAGGAAATACCTCAAAATGAAAGGAAAGACGAAAAAAAACGTCTAAATGATGCTATTGAAAAAACTAAAGCTGAACTTAAAATAACTCATGATAAAATTAACGGCATTCTCGGTAAAAATTACGCTCAGATAACTAATGTTTATCTTTTAATTTTAGATGATCCGTCAATAAGAAAAGATGTTGATAAGTTTATAGACGAGGGCGTTAACGCAGAATATTCCGTTTTTATGGTTATAGATAAAATTGTCCGTTCTTTTGAAACCATAAAAGATGATTATTTTAAGGAAAGAATACTTGATATTCAAGATATAGGAAAAAAAGTTCTCAGGAATCTTCTCGGAAAACAAAGGACAACTCTTGCGAGTTCAAACGAAGATTCGATAGTTGTCTCCCATAACTTAGCTCCTGCTGATACCGTTGCGATAAAAGAAAAATTAGTTAAAGGTTTTGCTACAGACATCGGTGGAAAAACTTCGCATACCGCAATTGTTGCGCAGGGACTTGCGATTCCAGCTGTTGCAGGGTTAAAAGTAATATCCTCGCAAGCAAAAACCGGTGATACTATAATTGTCGACGGAAATAAAGGCGAAATTATTTTAAATCCGTCGGCGGAAATTTTAACGAAATACAAAAAAGAATGCGATATGCAGTTTGCAAAAAGAAAAGAACTTGAAAAGCTAAAAGATTTGCCAGCTGAAACAATCGATAGTCATAAAGTTTTAATTTTTGCAAATATTGACAATCCTGACGAAGTACAGTCGGTATTAGACAGCGGGGCAATGGGCATAGGTCTTTACAGAACGGAATTTATGTATTTTAATCGCAAGACTATGCCGTCTGAAAAAGATCATTTTGAAGAATACTTCAAGGTTGCGGAAGCAATATCGCCTTATCCTACCATTATAAGGACTATTGATTTGGGTGGTGATAAGCTTACAAGAATGGGTCTTTTAAGTATGAAACATGAAGAAAATCCTTTTTTAGGTCTAAGAGCTATAAGACTCTGTCTTAAATATCCCGATATTTTTGTCGATCAGTTAAGAGCTGTTCTTAAAGCGTCGGCTTATGGGAAAATCAAACTTATGTACCCTATGATATCGACACTTGAGGAACTCCATGAAGCCAATAGAATTCTTGAAAAAGTAAAACAAGATTTAAAGAAAGAACATATAAAATTTGATGAAAAAATAGAAGTAGGTTCAATGATAGAAGTGCCGTCCGCTGCTATGATAATCGAGGCTATAGCCAAAGAAGTTGATTTTGTTTCAATAGGAACCAATGATTTGATACAGTATACGCTTGCCGTTGACAGAGTAAATGAAAACGTTGCAAGTCTCTATGATCCGCTGCATCCCACAATTTTAAGGTTTATTAAGCGAATTATAGATGAAAGTCATAAAGCTGGAATAGCCGTAGGTATGTGTGGTGAAATGGCAGGAGATCCGTATTATACACCTGTTCTTTTGGGATTAGGACTTGATGAATTCAGCGTAGCGTCGGCACAGATTCCAAAAATTAAAAGAGTTATAAGAAATATTTCTTTTGGAAATGTCCAAAGAATTGCAGAAGAAATTTTAAATTGCGGTGATAGAGATTCAATCTCAAAAATTATAAGTACTATTCAAATGCAATAA
- a CDS encoding HPr family phosphocarrier protein: MKEKIIVVLNKMGLHARPAAMLVQIINEYHSSVKILKDGFEVDAKSIMGVMTLTAGQGSKLNFVADGLDENEVLSAIENLFKSKFGE; encoded by the coding sequence ATGAAAGAAAAAATCATTGTTGTTTTAAATAAAATGGGGTTACACGCAAGACCTGCAGCTATGCTTGTGCAGATTATAAATGAATATCATTCTAGTGTTAAAATTTTAAAGGATGGTTTTGAAGTTGATGCAAAAAGCATTATGGGTGTAATGACTTTGACTGCGGGACAAGGAAGTAAATTAAATTTTGTTGCTGACGGCCTTGACGAAAACGAAGTTTTAAGTGCGATTGAAAACTTGTTTAAATCCAAGTTTGGCGAATAG
- a CDS encoding PTS system mannose/fructose/sorbose family transporter subunit IID, whose product MIKIYFKMFIRAFFIQALWNYERMQNIGFLFILKPFLYKIYLNKDERKKALLRHTEYFNTHPYMANLIIAIIANLEQKMAKGSSNEKVSDISAVKSAMEGPLAAIGDSFFGGTLRPLAALISVFMLIFLKTSDSWFGAYNVLVPLLFIFLYNAVHIFVRYRLMFVGLIFDRESIVRLSKFDFKLLWKMGNVSKFIISAAALFLYLKVFGFGPAANSILPKITINIVFIYGIVLVLSIFVPKKFSPTFLFYATILTCIA is encoded by the coding sequence ATGATTAAAATATATTTCAAAATGTTTATAAGGGCTTTTTTCATACAAGCATTATGGAATTATGAAAGAATGCAAAACATTGGATTTTTATTCATATTAAAACCTTTTTTATATAAAATTTATTTAAATAAAGACGAAAGAAAAAAAGCACTTTTAAGACATACGGAATATTTTAACACACATCCTTATATGGCTAATTTGATAATTGCAATTATAGCAAACTTGGAGCAAAAAATGGCCAAAGGCAGTAGTAATGAAAAAGTTTCTGACATAAGTGCGGTTAAAAGTGCAATGGAGGGGCCTTTAGCTGCAATAGGCGATTCTTTTTTTGGGGGAACATTAAGACCTTTAGCGGCGCTTATAAGCGTATTTATGTTAATCTTTTTAAAAACATCTGATAGTTGGTTTGGAGCATATAACGTTTTAGTTCCTTTATTGTTTATTTTTCTCTATAATGCTGTACATATTTTTGTAAGATACCGGCTTATGTTTGTGGGTCTTATATTTGACAGAGAAAGTATTGTCAGGTTATCAAAATTTGATTTTAAGCTTTTATGGAAGATGGGAAACGTCAGCAAATTTATAATTTCTGCTGCCGCATTATTTTTATACTTGAAAGTTTTTGGATTTGGACCCGCAGCAAACAGCATATTACCCAAAATCACCATAAATATTGTGTTTATATATGGCATTGTACTTGTACTTTCAATTTTTGTGCCGAAGAAATTCAGTCCGACTTTTTTGTTTTATGCCACAATATTAACGTGTATCGCGTAA
- a CDS encoding PTS sugar transporter subunit IIC, whose amino-acid sequence MSENVIFLAFIAALCTVDIIGFGQFMICSPIFCASLIGFLMDDIGTALWIGMIVEMIWIDAIPMGVAVPIDISSISILSTFWVCKYFMGLHEAAIWGLILAVPFAYLYRWIDVWGRNFNVKIMHWVEKGIQNGKDGRINFGIASGLFFFVSRAFLFYIFAMIIGGWIYANIYLQFSELVLECFKKAWYLLPVSGFGMVIHNFRNVKTPFLRHRDD is encoded by the coding sequence ATGTCGGAAAATGTCATTTTTCTTGCATTTATTGCAGCTTTATGTACTGTGGATATAATAGGGTTTGGACAGTTTATGATTTGTAGCCCGATATTCTGCGCTTCTCTTATAGGCTTTCTTATGGATGATATTGGCACAGCTCTTTGGATAGGAATGATAGTCGAAATGATCTGGATAGATGCAATACCTATGGGCGTAGCTGTGCCTATAGATATTTCCTCAATAAGCATTTTATCTACTTTTTGGGTTTGTAAATATTTTATGGGTTTGCATGAAGCTGCAATATGGGGTTTGATTTTAGCCGTTCCATTTGCGTATTTATATAGATGGATAGACGTATGGGGAAGAAACTTTAATGTTAAAATAATGCATTGGGTAGAGAAAGGAATACAAAACGGAAAAGATGGACGGATAAATTTTGGAATAGCTTCAGGTTTGTTCTTTTTTGTCTCAAGAGCATTTTTGTTTTATATATTTGCAATGATTATAGGTGGATGGATATATGCAAATATCTATTTGCAGTTTTCTGAACTTGTTCTTGAGTGTTTTAAAAAAGCTTGGTATTTGCTGCCTGTATCCGGTTTCGGAATGGTTATACATAACTTCAGGAATGTAAAAACTCCGTTTTTGAGGCATAGAGATGATTAA
- a CDS encoding PTS system mannose/fructose/N-acetylgalactosamine-transporter subunit IIB — protein sequence MPIVLVRIDDRLVHGQIVQGWLKILDVNIILVVSDIVTLDTMQQMLMTMAVPDNIKLDIKNLKNATNGITNGQYDKERVMILAVSPSDILYMIEAGADFKSVNVGGMHFISGKRQLLRNLCVNDNDVESLHKIHIKSVEIEGRILPEDEKKDIMPLIEKEYRSMHRR from the coding sequence ATGCCTATAGTTTTGGTGAGAATAGATGACAGGTTAGTGCACGGACAAATAGTGCAGGGGTGGCTGAAAATATTAGATGTTAATATCATATTAGTTGTTTCAGATATAGTGACTTTGGATACTATGCAGCAAATGCTTATGACTATGGCTGTGCCAGACAATATAAAACTTGATATAAAAAATCTTAAAAATGCGACAAACGGAATTACAAACGGACAATACGACAAAGAAAGAGTTATGATTTTGGCGGTAAGTCCCTCTGACATATTATATATGATAGAAGCCGGAGCGGACTTTAAATCTGTAAATGTCGGCGGAATGCATTTTATAAGCGGGAAAAGACAGCTTTTACGCAATCTCTGCGTAAACGATAACGATGTGGAAAGTCTACACAAAATACATATTAAATCTGTTGAAATAGAAGGACGAATCCTTCCTGAAGATGAGAAAAAAGATATTATGCCTCTAATAGAAAAAGAATATAGATCAATGCATAGGCGGTAA
- a CDS encoding PTS sugar transporter subunit IIA, protein MIKVVVSAHGKLAQELVNSAEVVAGKQSNLYVVKKSDNDSLVQMQNRINNLLKSINDEDGILILTDMIGGSPCSASASTCRSLNTEILSGVNLPMVLSAIFLSKNTKTVSDLAEKVLLDGQKSIINVKKMLFNKIK, encoded by the coding sequence ATGATTAAAGTCGTTGTCTCGGCACACGGCAAATTGGCACAGGAACTTGTAAACTCCGCAGAAGTTGTTGCCGGAAAACAGTCTAATCTCTATGTTGTTAAAAAAAGTGACAACGATAGTCTAGTACAGATGCAAAATAGAATAAATAATCTTTTAAAAAGCATAAATGATGAAGACGGAATTCTGATACTTACTGACATGATTGGAGGGAGTCCGTGCAGTGCCTCTGCTTCGACGTGTAGATCTCTTAATACGGAGATTCTTTCCGGCGTCAATCTTCCAATGGTATTATCCGCGATATTTTTAAGCAAAAATACAAAAACTGTTTCAGATCTGGCGGAAAAAGTCTTGCTTGACGGACAGAAAAGTATAATAAATGTAAAAAAAATGTTATTTAATAAAATAAAATAA
- the rapZ gene encoding RNase adapter RapZ, with translation MIKLYIISGMSGAGKSQALKIFEDFGFVCVDNIPIQIVADFIDICLKDSIRYKNVAISVDSRAGKSLTSFKDLLIVFKKKNIGYKIIFFNATDSVLLRRYSETRRRHPLGKSVSEGIKLERKIMDRIFTVADEIIDTSDLTIGELKKVISMLADICQSGKQYLNTSILSFGYKYGLPNDADIVYDVRFITNPNYVHGLKFKTGRDEAVRKYIEKQKEFSVFFNIFSKLIETTLPGYIKESKSHLTIAIGCTGGQHRSVFTAEKLAGFLKSKKYKVKLNHRDILRHDN, from the coding sequence ATGATAAAATTGTATATAATTTCTGGAATGTCGGGCGCTGGAAAGAGTCAGGCTCTAAAAATTTTTGAGGATTTCGGTTTCGTCTGTGTTGATAATATACCTATTCAAATAGTCGCTGATTTTATCGATATATGCCTTAAAGATTCCATCAGATACAAAAATGTGGCAATAAGCGTAGATTCACGTGCTGGAAAATCGCTTACATCTTTTAAAGATCTGCTTATTGTTTTCAAAAAGAAAAATATCGGCTATAAAATTATTTTTTTTAATGCTACTGATTCTGTTCTGCTCAGACGGTATTCGGAAACTCGTCGCCGTCATCCTTTGGGCAAATCAGTGTCTGAAGGAATAAAACTTGAAAGAAAAATTATGGATAGGATTTTTACTGTTGCGGATGAAATTATAGATACTTCAGACCTCACGATAGGAGAATTAAAAAAAGTAATCTCAATGCTTGCAGACATCTGCCAGTCCGGAAAACAATACTTAAATACTTCAATTCTTTCTTTTGGGTATAAATACGGACTGCCAAATGATGCCGACATAGTTTATGATGTGCGTTTTATAACAAATCCCAATTATGTTCATGGATTGAAATTTAAAACTGGCAGAGATGAAGCTGTTAGAAAATATATAGAAAAGCAAAAAGAATTCAGTGTTTTCTTTAATATATTCTCAAAACTCATAGAAACAACTCTTCCAGGATATATTAAAGAAAGCAAAAGTCATCTGACTATAGCGATAGGATGTACGGGAGGACAGCACAGATCAGTTTTTACAGCTGAGAAACTTGCCGGATTTTTAAAGAGCAAAAAATATAAAGTGAAACTCAATCATAGGGATATTTTGCGGCATGATAACTGA
- a CDS encoding PTS sugar transporter subunit IIA gives MKIMDFLSKDAIIIDMKSTDKKSAIIELVETLKKTKKVKKTDEIISIIWEREKLGSTGIGQGVAIPHGKTNVLQEHMGVLGTSHKGIEFNSLDGELVHIIFLLVGPVEVAGQHLKALSKISRLFKDKFLRQAIKDAVAAEEVVKIIEQEDTC, from the coding sequence ATGAAAATTATGGATTTTTTGAGTAAGGATGCAATAATTATAGATATGAAGTCGACAGATAAAAAATCAGCAATCATCGAACTTGTAGAAACTTTAAAAAAAACAAAAAAAGTCAAAAAAACAGACGAGATCATTAGCATTATTTGGGAACGAGAAAAACTCGGTTCTACAGGAATTGGACAAGGTGTTGCAATACCTCATGGAAAAACCAATGTTTTGCAGGAACATATGGGCGTGCTTGGTACTTCGCATAAGGGTATAGAATTTAATTCTCTTGACGGAGAACTAGTTCATATAATTTTCCTTTTGGTCGGACCTGTTGAAGTGGCGGGGCAGCATCTGAAAGCGCTGTCAAAAATTTCAAGACTCTTTAAGGACAAATTTTTAAGGCAGGCTATAAAAGATGCCGTAGCAGCGGAAGAAGTTGTAAAAATAATAGAGCAAGAGGATACTTGTTAA
- the lptB gene encoding LPS export ABC transporter ATP-binding protein, with protein MILRTKDLFKRYKHRTIVNGVNISVRQGEIIGLLGPNGAGKTTTFYMMVGIIKPYDGSVYLDDTEITNWPMYKRARAGIGYLSQESSIFRGLTVEDNLMSIAQMLPVSKAEQKEKVNLMLEDFGLTKQCKQLSITLSGGEKRRLEIARALITNPKFLLLDEPFIGIDPITTYDVQKVTKKLKEKGLGILITDHNVRETLEIIDRVYIIHEGKIMFEGSAKELLENPKARKVYLGDNFKM; from the coding sequence ATGATACTTAGAACCAAAGATTTATTCAAAAGATACAAACACAGAACGATTGTAAACGGTGTAAACATAAGCGTAAGACAAGGCGAAATTATAGGGTTGCTCGGTCCTAACGGCGCAGGAAAAACCACAACTTTTTATATGATGGTCGGGATCATAAAGCCTTATGACGGTAGTGTTTATCTTGACGATACAGAAATAACGAACTGGCCTATGTATAAGAGAGCGAGAGCCGGAATTGGATATCTTTCCCAAGAATCGTCAATATTTAGAGGACTTACTGTTGAAGATAATCTTATGTCCATAGCCCAGATGCTTCCCGTTTCAAAAGCTGAACAGAAAGAAAAAGTCAATTTGATGCTTGAGGATTTCGGACTAACAAAACAGTGCAAACAATTAAGCATCACACTGTCTGGCGGAGAGAAAAGAAGACTTGAGATTGCAAGAGCTTTGATAACAAATCCAAAATTTTTGCTTTTAGATGAACCATTCATCGGAATTGACCCGATAACGACTTATGACGTGCAGAAAGTTACTAAAAAGTTAAAAGAAAAAGGTCTCGGTATTCTTATAACAGATCACAACGTCAGAGAAACTCTCGAAATTATTGACAGAGTGTATATAATTCATGAAGGGAAAATTATGTTTGAAGGAAGTGCAAAAGAGTTGCTTGAGAATCCCAAAGCCAGAAAAGTGTATCTAGGCGATAATTTCAAGATGTGA
- the lptC gene encoding LPS export ABC transporter periplasmic protein LptC — protein MEKIFEQIYIDMTYKMGTVMNFSKRYVIWFLMIIILFLSVFRFFICSAKKTAIEETLPIAEQIIEEFTITETHEGELEMILKAESAIVNESENIAHLKLPVIKFYDKGSYISTFVAESADINMDTYDIKGNGKCTVNSANNEYLQTESLIYNAKEELIYSNNNVKITRPSGTVCGTSFRSDTKLDKIVIKNQRILID, from the coding sequence GTGGAAAAAATCTTTGAACAGATATATATCGACATGACTTATAAAATGGGAACCGTTATGAATTTTTCTAAAAGATATGTTATATGGTTTTTAATGATTATAATTCTTTTTCTTTCTGTTTTTAGGTTTTTTATTTGCAGCGCGAAAAAAACTGCTATTGAGGAAACTCTGCCCATAGCTGAACAGATTATAGAAGAGTTTACAATAACGGAAACACATGAAGGGGAATTGGAAATGATTTTAAAAGCGGAGTCTGCCATTGTAAATGAAAGCGAAAATATCGCTCATTTAAAACTCCCCGTAATAAAGTTTTATGACAAAGGCAGTTATATTTCAACTTTTGTTGCTGAAAGTGCCGATATAAATATGGATACTTACGATATTAAAGGCAATGGTAAGTGTACCGTAAACAGCGCAAACAATGAATATCTCCAGACTGAGAGTTTAATATATAATGCAAAAGAAGAACTGATTTACAGTAATAATAACGTTAAGATTACAAGACCGAGCGGAACTGTATGCGGTACAAGTTTTAGGTCCGATACAAAATTAGATAAGATAGTTATTAAAAACCAAAGGATTTTAATTGATTAA